Proteins from a genomic interval of Rhodococcoides fascians A25f:
- a CDS encoding condensation domain-containing protein, whose product MEFTELADYAVPAGTLTEWIPSVGPQARTPEAAGWRPDTRPTSYVHEAHLRTSLSSPRRGRESWLGAAFEVAGPLNKPAFRQAVLNWIDRHEAMRSSASIDETTGEMSRVTAAEGAIDIWQVEQERCSQSSEVFEHLQYLFDEFTSPLIWPAYAFVTLEPLDDTRPITVFFAADHSIIDGLSTVLVAHEIAALYGEALGGPAAALFEAGSYLDFGSSERERHAELEHSHDAVRMWREFLVDGDGELPAFPLDIGDPSAEDVPQGGLSAWVLDAEQADSFSTACRKTGHSLFAGLLAVLAITGAELGGGTRFRTVTPVHTRDEPQWASALGWFVGLCPISFDIDGDDSFGSVIAAASAEVKKTKPIARVPLDRVFTTLGYSARPRFVVSFMDVRFAPAAEHWPDWNARALRSKQYQHDVYVWINRTPQGINIAARYPNTEQATARVHEYVGALRRLLTEVADTGTARIPGTAPEPFHDGNIDSGRIATSQ is encoded by the coding sequence ATGGAGTTCACGGAGTTAGCGGACTACGCGGTTCCCGCAGGCACGCTCACCGAGTGGATACCCAGCGTCGGCCCGCAGGCCCGCACTCCTGAGGCCGCAGGGTGGCGTCCGGATACTCGACCGACGTCCTACGTCCACGAGGCGCACCTTCGTACGAGTCTGAGCAGCCCCCGTCGCGGAAGAGAATCGTGGCTCGGTGCGGCCTTCGAGGTCGCAGGCCCACTGAACAAGCCGGCATTCCGACAAGCGGTTCTCAACTGGATCGACCGGCACGAAGCAATGCGGTCGAGTGCGTCGATCGACGAGACGACGGGCGAGATGTCGCGGGTGACCGCCGCCGAGGGAGCCATCGACATCTGGCAGGTGGAGCAGGAGCGGTGCAGCCAGTCGAGTGAGGTCTTCGAGCACCTGCAATATCTGTTCGACGAGTTCACCTCACCGCTGATCTGGCCCGCGTACGCCTTCGTCACTCTCGAACCACTCGACGACACTCGTCCGATCACCGTGTTCTTCGCGGCCGATCATTCGATCATCGACGGTCTGTCCACGGTCCTGGTCGCGCACGAGATCGCTGCCCTGTACGGAGAGGCACTGGGTGGCCCGGCTGCCGCTCTGTTCGAGGCCGGCAGTTACCTCGATTTCGGTTCCTCCGAACGCGAGCGTCACGCCGAACTCGAGCATTCTCACGACGCGGTGAGAATGTGGCGCGAGTTCCTGGTCGACGGCGATGGCGAATTACCTGCGTTTCCGCTCGACATCGGCGATCCGAGCGCGGAGGACGTGCCGCAAGGCGGTCTGTCGGCGTGGGTGCTCGACGCCGAGCAGGCCGACTCGTTCTCGACGGCCTGCCGAAAGACAGGACACAGCCTGTTCGCCGGACTGCTCGCGGTCCTGGCCATCACCGGTGCCGAGCTGGGCGGCGGTACTCGCTTCCGCACGGTCACTCCGGTGCACACCCGCGACGAACCTCAGTGGGCATCCGCGCTGGGATGGTTCGTCGGGTTGTGCCCCATCTCCTTCGACATCGACGGTGACGATTCGTTCGGTTCGGTGATCGCAGCCGCCTCGGCGGAGGTGAAGAAGACCAAACCGATCGCCCGCGTTCCTCTCGATCGGGTGTTCACCACTCTCGGATACTCCGCCCGCCCACGTTTCGTCGTCTCGTTCATGGACGTGCGGTTTGCGCCTGCCGCCGAGCACTGGCCGGACTGGAATGCCCGTGCGCTGCGCAGCAAGCAGTACCAACACGACGTGTACGTGTGGATCAACCGCACCCCGCAGGGGATCAATATCGCCGCTCGGTACCCCAACACCGAACAGGCGACGGCACGGGTTCACGAGTACGTCGGCGCACTGCGCAGGCTGCTGACCGAGGTTGCGGACACCGGTACCGCCCGAATCCCCGGCACCGCCCCCGAGCCGTTCCATGACGGCAACATCGACAGCGGCCGGATCGCTACCAGCCAGTAG